One Echinicola strongylocentroti DNA window includes the following coding sequences:
- a CDS encoding capsule assembly Wzi family protein, protein MPFRFKSLLLLLLFMLPLAAMAQTANLNAPFLEDYLRRQQLIGKFNKNFSFNLRPLTPTVDDLEGEFGDKGSVYTKLYGYNDEQVFDDGKGIVKPLPIFVNAQFNSNYSFGINDGAMIPNRGLQVLLSGGVYIEYGGLSVQLQPELISAQNKDFEGFPTDHWGSTWRHYYEWLNTSDIPERFGNGAYTKFLPGQSSIKYTYRDFSVGISTESLWWGPGKRNSLLMSNNAPGFLHATLETKRPVKTAIGYFEGQLIAGKLQNSGYLPPKSGYYNQHSPLHISKRDEDWRYLSGISVSYQPKWVPGLSVGYSSVSQMYHNDMDSFGDYLPIFNGEKGPKNVENPDRDQRNQLSSGYFRWMSHDGLFEFYGEYGSNGNSRQLRDFLTNPDLNRAFTFGFSNLIPLRKENAFIQISSEMTQTGQTVREAIVSYNSWYTHPYVRHGYTHMGQVLGAGNGPGSNVIFVEASYVQDFKKIGVTMERIVYNNDFYYERFEIIKDWRRKYIDLVPSLIANWRFNDILLSGKLQYVNTLNYKWYLENDPNKYFTAGWDRTNFVGQVSLMYLFD, encoded by the coding sequence ATGCCATTTCGTTTCAAATCCCTTTTATTGCTATTGCTGTTCATGTTGCCACTAGCGGCAATGGCCCAAACGGCCAACTTGAATGCTCCATTTCTGGAAGATTACCTGAGGAGACAGCAATTGATCGGAAAATTCAACAAGAATTTTTCCTTTAACCTTCGCCCACTCACTCCAACAGTAGACGATCTAGAAGGAGAGTTTGGTGACAAAGGGAGCGTCTATACCAAGCTATACGGTTATAATGACGAACAAGTGTTTGACGATGGCAAAGGGATCGTAAAGCCCCTTCCCATATTCGTAAACGCACAATTCAACTCCAACTATTCCTTTGGGATCAACGATGGGGCCATGATTCCAAACAGGGGCTTGCAGGTTTTGCTGAGCGGAGGTGTATATATCGAATATGGAGGACTAAGTGTACAGCTGCAGCCGGAACTGATCAGTGCCCAAAACAAGGATTTTGAAGGCTTCCCTACTGACCACTGGGGAAGTACCTGGCGCCATTATTATGAGTGGCTGAATACAAGCGATATTCCTGAGCGGTTTGGCAATGGGGCATACACCAAATTCTTACCGGGACAATCCAGTATTAAATACACCTACCGTGACTTTTCAGTGGGTATCTCCACAGAGAGCCTTTGGTGGGGACCGGGAAAGAGGAACTCCCTGCTCATGAGCAATAATGCACCTGGTTTTTTACACGCTACGCTGGAGACCAAGCGCCCCGTGAAAACAGCCATTGGCTATTTTGAAGGACAGTTGATCGCAGGCAAACTCCAAAACTCAGGTTATCTGCCTCCCAAATCAGGCTACTATAACCAGCATAGCCCCCTTCATATTTCCAAAAGGGATGAGGACTGGCGCTACCTATCAGGCATTTCGGTGAGCTACCAGCCCAAGTGGGTGCCTGGTCTGAGTGTAGGCTACAGCAGTGTATCCCAAATGTACCATAATGATATGGATAGCTTTGGTGATTACCTGCCGATCTTCAATGGTGAAAAGGGCCCAAAAAACGTCGAAAACCCAGACCGTGATCAGCGTAACCAGCTGAGTTCAGGGTATTTTCGATGGATGAGCCATGATGGATTATTTGAATTTTATGGCGAATACGGATCCAATGGCAATAGTCGCCAGCTTAGGGATTTTCTGACCAATCCCGACCTGAACAGGGCATTTACCTTTGGTTTCAGTAACCTCATCCCGCTGCGAAAAGAAAACGCTTTTATCCAAATCAGCTCCGAAATGACCCAAACCGGCCAAACGGTTCGGGAAGCAATCGTTTCTTATAATTCATGGTACACCCACCCTTATGTAAGGCACGGATATACGCACATGGGCCAGGTTTTGGGAGCAGGTAATGGCCCTGGCAGTAATGTCATCTTTGTGGAAGCCAGTTATGTACAGGACTTCAAAAAAATAGGTGTTACGATGGAGCGAATCGTTTATAATAACGATTTTTACTATGAACGCTTTGAAATAATCAAAGATTGGCGGCGCAAGTACATTGACTTGGTTCCATCATTGATCGCCAACTGGAGGTTTAACGACATCTTACTTTCAGGAAAGCTACAATATGTCAATACCCTGAATTACAAATGGTACCTTGAAAACGACCCCAACAAGTATTTCACAGCGGGCTGGGACAGGACCAATTTTGTTGGCCAAGTAAGTTTGATGTATTTGTTCGACTAA
- a CDS encoding BamA/TamA family outer membrane protein, translating into MTATMLTHKISPVPFLVSLLFCLWSPLAQGQVDSIAMDSVAKEPFHDQLLNTADDVLDWMSTDTWSFIPVVTYSPETSLGLGLGAIKVFKPQVGASERLRPSSMPITFIYTLKKQAILEMDIDLWKNDNRDFFNASLELANYPFEFYGIGNDLPADNMEDYSSRYFYLRLNYMRKILPNVYVGPWMEYRTEEVYKKEEGGLLAGGTIPGSNSPQVAGIGLKINYDSRNDIFQPDKGSFHQVSWITYHDFFGSDYTYNRYEVDLRKYIPVWKNKVLAVQGYWSFVDGVAPFQQTSLLGGSKRMRGYFEGRYRDQLAMVYQAELRMPIYRSLGLVFFGSTGQVAEKLSQYGFDRFHYGAGFGFRYKFMDEGINIRIDFGFGDQTAFYFGLNEVI; encoded by the coding sequence TTGACTGCTACCATGCTGACGCATAAAATATCCCCTGTTCCGTTTTTGGTGAGTTTGCTATTTTGCTTATGGTCCCCATTGGCCCAAGGGCAGGTGGACAGCATAGCCATGGATTCGGTCGCCAAGGAACCTTTCCATGACCAGTTGCTAAATACTGCGGACGATGTATTGGATTGGATGAGCACCGACACTTGGTCATTTATCCCGGTGGTTACTTATTCGCCTGAAACCAGTTTGGGATTGGGTCTTGGCGCCATCAAGGTGTTTAAGCCCCAAGTCGGTGCCTCTGAACGTCTCCGGCCTTCTTCCATGCCCATTACTTTTATTTACACCTTGAAGAAGCAGGCCATTCTGGAAATGGACATTGATTTGTGGAAAAACGACAATAGGGACTTTTTCAATGCCAGTTTGGAATTGGCCAATTATCCCTTTGAATTTTATGGCATAGGGAATGATTTACCTGCAGACAATATGGAAGACTATTCTAGCCGCTATTTTTATCTTCGGCTTAACTATATGCGGAAAATTCTACCCAATGTGTATGTGGGGCCATGGATGGAATATAGAACAGAAGAAGTTTATAAAAAAGAAGAGGGAGGGCTGCTCGCCGGTGGGACGATCCCCGGTAGCAACAGTCCACAAGTCGCTGGCATAGGGCTTAAAATCAACTATGATTCGAGAAATGATATTTTCCAGCCGGACAAGGGGTCTTTTCATCAGGTTTCATGGATAACTTATCATGATTTTTTTGGCAGTGACTACACGTATAACCGCTATGAGGTGGATCTTCGCAAATACATTCCTGTATGGAAAAACAAGGTGCTGGCCGTTCAGGGATATTGGAGTTTTGTGGATGGAGTAGCACCTTTTCAGCAAACCTCACTCTTGGGCGGAAGCAAGCGAATGAGGGGGTATTTTGAAGGAAGGTACCGTGACCAACTTGCCATGGTATATCAAGCAGAACTACGCATGCCCATTTATAGAAGCCTCGGGCTAGTGTTTTTTGGGAGTACCGGCCAAGTGGCGGAGAAGCTATCCCAATATGGCTTTGACAGGTTCCATTATGGCGCTGGATTTGGGTTTCGCTATAAGTTCATGGATGAAGGGATCAACATCCGCATTGACTTTGGTTTTGGCGACCAGACAGCCTTCTATTTTGGATTGAATGAGGTGATTTGA
- a CDS encoding fatty acid desaturase has protein sequence MSPSKLPNRSIDPAGSVIALLIIALWLTSLAVLLHWQFDYANPMVYLAILVQMHLYTGLFITAHDAMHGSVSRKAFWNRALGWVSAILFSFNFYDKLLPKHHEHHRYVATGQDPDYHQSDHFWKWYWSFISTYLSPLQLVLMGLAFWGLQVFFPLPNLVLFWMVPAILSTFQLFYFGTYLPHRGEHPNRHKSGSQVKNHLWAFLSCYFFGYHYEHHDSPGTPWWRLWRMK, from the coding sequence ATGAGTCCATCCAAACTTCCCAACCGGTCCATTGATCCAGCAGGAAGCGTGATCGCCTTGCTCATCATTGCTCTATGGCTGACTTCGCTTGCTGTGTTGCTGCATTGGCAATTTGATTATGCCAATCCGATGGTTTATTTGGCCATTTTGGTACAAATGCACTTGTACACAGGGCTTTTTATCACTGCTCACGATGCTATGCACGGAAGTGTCTCCCGAAAAGCTTTCTGGAACAGGGCCCTAGGCTGGGTTTCGGCTATATTGTTTTCTTTTAACTTCTATGACAAGTTACTTCCCAAGCATCATGAACACCACCGCTATGTGGCCACTGGGCAGGACCCGGATTACCATCAGTCTGATCATTTCTGGAAATGGTACTGGAGTTTTATTTCAACTTACCTGTCTCCTCTCCAACTGGTGTTAATGGGTTTGGCATTTTGGGGGCTGCAGGTTTTCTTCCCGTTGCCCAATTTGGTTTTGTTTTGGATGGTGCCAGCTATCCTCTCTACATTTCAGCTTTTTTATTTTGGTACATACTTGCCTCATCGTGGCGAGCACCCTAATCGGCATAAGTCAGGTTCACAGGTCAAAAACCACCTCTGGGCATTCTTGAGCTGTTATTTTTTTGGCTATCATTATGAGCACCACGATTCACCGGGCACACCATGGTGGCGTCTCTGGCGCATGAAATAG